tgagatatttcagtttaaGAGTAATTGTTTTGGGGGTCTTTGTGCAGAATATTATGAAGCTGCCAAGTAATGTGCACGTTGTACTTCATGGAAACTTGAAGGGAACGGGGCCCAGCAGTACGTTTTTGTCGAAAGCTCCCCCATAATGTTAGTTCAGACATGAAAATAcagggatacacacacacaaaaaaaaaacacagttgtgGCTATGGTTTTGCAAGTAGACAGTATTTATTCAGTATTCATTATTGAGTGAACAGAGATAAACAGATATAATTAAAATCACAGAATGTACATGCATGTTAACAGCTTCTCTGTTAAAGTGGGgtatgtaaataaaactgacctTGTTGCTTCACCGTCAGAGGAAAGATCTTCTCACTAAAGCCAAACACAATGGTAACAGATGCATGACTACAATTATTAACCGTCACCGCTGTCATTATTACATGGAAAGGCGGGGGGAGGAGGCACAAAGTGTACTTTTCCAACACAgttttgataaataaatgtttcatacACTGTTGCTCCCAATACATAATCCAACAATTTTCTATTGttattacagaaacaaaaaaaaaagtctctctgGAATATGTTTCAGTTGTGAAGGAGTCTTGTTATGCAGATATTACAGTCCTGGAATGTCAAAGATGAAGTATAACTTAAAGACAGGACGCATTCACATTACACCACAAAAACAGTTAACTAGTGTCCACACATACCGCGTTACAAGCGGGACTCCTCTGCTGGCATTGTCGCGCTTCAAGTCAAAATGGGCGTGCTTGGTTGCTGCGCGATGAAGCCTTGATTGACAGCTCGAAGTCACAATCCAGATCCATCGCCCCGCCCTTCTGTGGACCCTCTGAACTAACCGACCAATAGCATCCGTGGGGGGCGGGGCTATATCTGAAAACCCCGCCTCCCTCCACAGCTAACCGAACGGAGATTGTTTTCCTCGCTCGGGGGGAGATTTTCACTTTGCAGCCAACAGCttgaattgtttattttaattcgCACGCCACTGATAAGTTGCTTTTAGCACATACGCTACTTTGGTACCTTTCCCAGTCAGAGGTGTAGCGATTTACCCACAGATAACGGATTATCAAAGCATCACTGGGATCTTCTGCTTGGTCTTTAGGAGAGGGGTGAGTTCAGCTGAATTCATTCAGCAAGCTAACACAGCTAGCTACCTACCTGCCGTTAGCAGACGTTTTAAGTAAACCAAACGGGGAATCGACGTGTCTTTGCATGTCAGTCACTCGTAACTAGACCTGATACGGGCACTCTAATAAATCGATAGCTAATGCTTGCTTCTTAAAGCCTGTTTCAGCTACAGCGGACCAGATCGCTAATGGTTAGCTGCATGTGCTTCCCTGCTAGCCCCGGACGGTGCTCGGTGTCGGGCTACTCATGTTGTTTACATTAGCTAGCAGCTAACTGGCAGCTCACAGCCCCTGACGACAAAACAAGTTCTCGGCGTGGATAATAGAAAAAAACCGCATTGTTATACTTTAAAGATAGGTGGCCACTCAGACGGCTGGCAAGTCAGCTACTTTTCGTGCTTACCTGCTTGAAATGGAGTGTAATTTGCTGCACTCCTGCGCCACGCTCTAAATGGCGGGCGTGGGGGAAAGCGTCGTGCTGTAACTCGAGGTCGGTGCTTGTGTTGCCAGGCCATAAAGGGGATGGTGAATCGCTGTTGTCGGCTAACGACTGTTAGCATGTAGCAGACATAACCGTATTTGCCTCTACTGCGTGAGCATAACGTTACTACACCAAGTGAAGCTGAGCTATCTATAGATACTGCAGCCTCGCTTGCTTTGGCGGAGGGTTTTTGTTGGTGAACGGCTCAGTAGAGCTCCGCTGGCGGAACACGGAGCGATACTAGCACACGGGCACTTCAGTTTGACAGCCATCGTGCCACTTTTTGCTCGATATTTTGGTTTGAAACGTCATTTATTGTCCCTCTCGACGAGTTTCGAGCTTTGTCTCTCCGTTCATTCAGATGATTAGGAGTTGTTGCTGTCTCGAGGAAGTTGTGAATGGCAGACCGACTCCCACGTTCCCACAGCACCTGTTTGTTGCATCGGTGACGTAGGCTGTCTGTATTTCATTGGCTACGGAGACTGCGAGTTTTACATTCAGTACATGTTAACATTGAGATGCATCAAGATGAGCCTCGCATTGACTCCTCGCCTCAACTCACCGACGTTATAAGAAAGGCGTTGATACACAGAAATGCAGCATTTTAATAATAGTGCAGAGCAGCATTGTGCAGGATGCGCCCATTCTGTTTCATATAAACTCACACTTTTTAGAAGGATATGCACAAGAGATTTGTATGAAAGGCAACAATCCcatctctgtttgtctgccttACTTTTGAGCAAATCAAATTTAACCTTATTTCCCAAAGAAAGACATTAGtcacacaaaaaatatcaaaataaaactgcagaGACTGtactaataaaaacaaatatttacataGTTGTGTTCTGTCTTGTATATTGCCTCTCCAATCTGTTTGTACATACAAGTGTCTTCATTTCACAGCTCAGATATGcagatatgaaaactttttacagtgcacaatgcagaaaaatgctTGGAGTAACTTTAAATTCTTAAACTCCCAGCAAGAGTCCCTGGTTCAGTGcattgatgtcattttggacaataaactttattgttaaactgtaaagtATCCTTTCTTCATCACATATCTTTATCATAAGTTAACAAGATAACCACATTATAGGGAcaatgcaaaaatgtgtgtatatcggccCATTTATTGacaaatctgaatattttgatattcaGTTTAAGTATTGACAACAGCcccaaacattttaaataggTGAGGCTCTGTCCCACACTGTTCTCCaccatttctgtgtttgtgctgatcACATCTGCAAGTTCAAATAAAATTGTGATCAGACGCTTGAAGTCTTCCGTCAGTATAACTTTGGCATAGTtccccaaaaagaaaaaacatacataagTATAGCACAGACTGAAACTGACATGCGCTATCAGAGGTTAGTAAATCAATACAAGCAGTTGACCTCTGTAGACCCTCAGGCGCCTTTGTGCCGCTAAAAGCATTAGATGTTTCATTGGCTATATGGTCAGAACCCATGTTATAATTCACCTCCTACGCCAAACAACAGAAGTGGATAGCTGGCACTGTGTGTATCCATAAATTCACagctgagggggaaaaaatgattGCCATATGTTCCCCAGCAAATTATTGAATGAAATCTGGAGgctgatttaatgttttctgataACTTGACAGAGACCTGCCAGTGTGAAATAAGGTCCATATGCTCTTTATCTCCAGGTCTCTCAGCTCTTACAAGTATGAGTTCATAATGAAGCGGCGACTGGAGGATCAGGAAACGGTTTTTGCGTCCCAGCAGCGGCGCCTCGCTGGCAACGCCGAGGCTTTCCAGCATCGTGTCCTGGCCCCTGCTCCAGCCCCAGCTGTATATGAGGCCGTGTCTGACAACATGCAGCCCACAGCAGGCGTCCAGTACTCCGTCCCCCAGGGATACCAGGTATGCTCTGCGTGTCCTCTGCAGATTTGTTCGAAGCTCGCTGTGTTTTGGAGTCAAAACTAGATCaaaaacagcagtttaaaaTTGCCTGTCGCTCGTAACTCAGGCTGTCATTTTTGGCTTTTCCTTTTATGACACGGTCATACTGCGAGCCATCAGACTTCTTTCTTCTAAAGTATTATTCATCACACCATTGTGTCTGCTTTCTCAGGTTCCCACCGTGGCCCAGAACAGTGGCGGTCATGGGCATACTCCGAGCCCAGCCGTCCATGGCGGGTCCCACCACCACAGCCCGGCAGTCCAGTCCCATGGGCCCTCAGTGATGTCAGGGCACAGCCATACAGCTGCTCCTCAAGCCTCTGCACAGGGCCAGCAGTTCCAGAGGCTCAAGGTTAGTCAGcccattttattttggcagGTTCTTACTGTTGTTCCATCCCTCGTAAAAACCTGCAAAGTCAGGCAGTTTTCATGCCAAAGAAAAATATACAGATATTATTAGAGGTTTTAGGcaaatttatgtatttttagaCACTTGGATGTTTAGTTGATTGATTGGTTGCTGTTAGTTTGAACTAATTTTCTAGTTAGTTTATCTTAATCACAAAAAAATCTGCCTCATGCATGGTCTTTAATATCAGAATCAGGGCTTTGCTGCCAAATATGTAGAAGGAAAACAGATTAACAGATTGATGAAATTGACTTTCCCCTTCTCTGTCCCAAAGGTGGAAGATGCTTTGTCCTACTTGGACCAAGTGAAACTGCAGTTTGGCAACCAGCCTCAGGTCTACAATGACTTTCTGGATATAATGAAAGAGTTCAAGTCTCAGAGGTGAGGCCGCTGTttgattttcctttaaaatactGGGAGCAATTAGAGTGCACACCCAAAGTCATTTCTAGttcaaaatgtgcattttatgAGTTCTTGCCCTTTCAGTCATACTTTGGACAGTGGTCATGGCACAACTAACTTGCACAATGCAGCACTAATTATAATAATACTAAAAATGAACTTATCTGCAACTTGCAGTCAGATTCTTTTTGCAAGATACAATATTGTTTTAACCGGAATGATTCCTAAGTCCTAAGGTTTTAGAGCAGTCCTTCAATAGTGGAAAAAGAGTAATAATTATATTTTCCCTGTCCCTGTTTGCCGAGACTGAACGTCTGTTATCCCTGTCACAGATGGCAGCTGAAAGTTGGCATTTGTTCAGAACAATATGAAGTTCAAAGGGGGCGAGCTGCTCTTGCTTTGGTAAAACTCTTAATGCCACACAATGTCGGCAGCTTTTGAATGCACTCTGAGTCACATCCCAGGTATAGTAGAATGACTGTTCAGACGAGACAGATGCCGTCGCAGATTGGGAAATACTTCACACAAGGAGAAAATCATGACTGAATTATAGACAGATATCtattttttcatacatttatttatttatttattttgttaagaatCTTACCTGAAATAAATGCATCCATAATCCATAATCCATTCCATTATACATGAAAATTCTAAAAGTTTAGCTGCATAAATGGTCCCACAATAACTAACATGCACATCCTGATTAATTTAAACTATTTATTTGAGCTTTGTTGGACTGCAATATGGGTTTGCTGTGATCGTTTGTGTTTTCACTTACATGTATGAGGTGCTGATAAAGTTTGACACAGTGCAATAACAACATATAGATACAACAGTGCTACGACAATGTACTGTGGGCATAACTGAACCTTCTTTCTTTcaacaacaaaacttcacaGACTAACAAACTTATATTTTTGGAGTCAGGGTGATGGTAATCATTCATGTTGTTGTAGCAGtaatgatgttttgtttttatgcaaattACCAATTTGACTAACAGGAGGACAGCACGGAGGATTTAAATTCACTCCGTTTCTGTTTTTCCAGTATTGACACCCCAGGGGTCATCAGCAGAGTGTCACAGCTCTTCAAAGGTCACCCCGACCTCATCATGGGCTTCAACACTTTCCTGCCGCCTGGCTACAAGATCGAGGTCCAGACCAACGACCTGGTCAACGTGACCACGCCTGGTCAGATCCACCACATCACCCCGCATGGCATTTCAGTCCAGAATATCCCCATAACAGGAACAGCTACCCAACATCCGGCCCAGCTCCCACCTGCTGCAATCACCACTGCTCCGCCCCTTCTGACGCAGCCCACGCCTGCCAAGTTGAGCAAGGTGAGTAATCAGAGTGAGAATTCACGGATAGATGCCAGCAGAGTTATACAAACAAACGAACAAATCTAATGTTTTGTGGTGCGTCATCTGGTTTAGAAACCCCATTAAACCTTCAATGTTGTGGTCTTCCACAGCCTCCTCAGCCCCAGGCACTGACACCGAGCAGTCAGAGCAATCCGTCCATCCCTGCGTACACCTCTCCTCGCTCCCCGCCCATGCAGCTCCACCCGCCACTCAGCGGGACCCCCACTGGGCCACCCATTCAGAATAACCAGCCTGTGGAGTTCAACCACGCCATCAACTACGTCAACAAGATCAAGAACCGCTTCCAGGGCCAGCCCGACATCTACAAAGCCTTCTTGGAGATCCTCCACACGTACCAGGTCAGTAGCTGCAGCTGAATAAAGTATCATTGTGGCTTAAAACAATTTGTTTGTGTCCGTGTATGAGCAAACACATCACACTTAAAGGCTAATTACACTCACAGGAGGCATGGTCTCGGCTGTGTAGTGTGTGATGTGGAGGTGTCAGGGGACATGGTGGAGACTACCTGACTGCTGCTCAGTGTAGCATTGACAGAACTGGCAGTCAAAGTTACTGAAGCCACTGAAGAGGAATAAGTGTTGTTTTTCCACAACTGTCTATCAGGCGTTCTAATGCTAACACCAAGGCAAAGACCGGTCAGCCAGTTTTCTGCTAATCATATTTGGCGCGGCAGCTGATGCACAAAACAGACGTCTGTTTCGTCACAGTTAGAGAGGGGCGACAGAATTCGGCTGAAATTAACTTTCAAATACGAGCAGAGAAATACAAGCTTTTATTCATGGAAAGATCTCCTGTATtaacacatacacagaacacacagaattTATGCGATTATGTGTacaatgcaaaataaatgtattttatgtggaGTTCTTGTTTATGGCCTCTACTTGACCTCATGTTTGTAATGAAAGTGTTGACCTTCAGTAATGTAACCGTGGCCAAATTCACTTTAAGTACTTTGTAACCTCTGATATTTGTTCAAGGTTTCAGCCCTGACTtgacaataaaatgtgttcttCCACTACAGAAGGAGCAGCGTAACGCTAAAGAGGCAGGTGGGAACTACACACCCGCTCTAACGGAACAGGAGGTGTACGCTCAGGTGGCAAGACTCTTCAAGAACCAAGAGGACCTCCTGTCAGAGTTTGGACAATTTCTCCCTGATGCCAACAGTTCAGTGGTAAGTCATGATATAAAGTAGATCCTTCTTTGCTTTAGTGCAAGTATGGAATAATAGAGTTGCTTTTACTGCGCGTTTCTTCATAAAATTCTATTAACTTCTCAAGACCTGCTAGAATAATCCCACTGTATCTGTAGTTCTTGTGATCCGAAGTTGACTATAGCATGTTCATGTACGTTGTCTTGATCAGTGTTGTCTATTCCCCATAGCTGTTAAGTAAGACCACCGCCGAGAAGGCAGAGTCTGTACGAAATGACCACGGCGGCACCGCCAAAAAGCTGCAGCTCAACAACAAACAGAGGCCCAATCAGAACGGCTGCCAGATCCGTCGTCATTCAACTCCAGGGTCCACACCACCTGTCAAGGTACATACATGCATCttcatatttctttgttttgcgACTGTCACTGTTgagttgttttttaagtttttctacCCGTgtcttctcttttctgttttggtaATGCTACAGAAGAAGCCCAAATTACTGAATTTGAAAGACTCCTCTGTGGCAGAGGCCAGCAAGCATGGAGTCGGGACAGAATCACTGTTCTTTGAGAAGGTGAGGTTATAGTTGTCTGAGTTTCATCTTTATgttaatgtgaaaagaaaacagtcagtAAATAAAAGGATGACGGAGCAAGACGGAGACTCAGGCTTTAAGGTATGTTATCAAGAATGCCccagtaatgacagtaatacttttttaatattgttttatcaaATATGTGCTCTTTAAAGTACATACGAAGTAGACTACCTAGTCTAATATAATTTTAACAtgtaacatgtgaaaatattgaaataGTTAGGTTAGACTTTTAATTTGACTAAAGATAACTTAGAAATGCTCAACTATTTTGGTCATTTTATGTAGCTCCAGATTCTCCACTCAGCTCCATCACCTACTGTCCTGTTAACCTTTATTTCTCAATACAGGTGCGCAAAGCCTTGCGAAGTGCGGAGGCCTACGACAACTTCTTGCGATGTCTGGTCATCTTTAATCAGGAGGTGATCTCCAGGGCTGAACTCGTGCAGCTGGTGCTGCCCTTTTTAGGGTGAGTGCTCAGTCATCTCACCTGGCAAATGACctaagtgttgttttttttctctacagtACAGGGTATATATCCTACATATGACAATCACTTAATTCTGTTATACAGAAAATTCCCTGAGCTGTTCAACTGGTTTAAAAACTTCCTGGGATATCGGGAAATGTCCCACATCGAAACATACCCTAAGGAACGGGCCACTGAAGGCATCGCCATGGAGATTGATTATGCTTCCTGTAAGAGGCTAGGCTCCAGTTACAGAGCTCTGCCCAAAAGCTACCAACAACCCAAGTGCACTGGCCGAACTCCACTTTGTAAAGAGGTAAGAGTTGGAATGATACCAGAGAAACTAAACTTAAGAGAAGATACAAAAGGATTTAAAATCATTTGTGTGTAATCAGtgaagtttttgttttaactctaTGATAAATTGTCTGGTTACTgaaactgacaaacatttgcatgaaaatgCCTCATGCACTGCAGATAAGATGTGctataaaaaaaattagattttattgGGGCACATCATCAGACTGATAGAATACTTGTGTGTGGTGTGCTTAAAACTACCGGCCATCATTTCTCACATTGATAAGTGTGTGGAACTTAAAGatgacagtgtttttttcctgcaatgCCCAGGTCTTAAATGACACCTGGGTCTCCTTCCCCTCCTGGTCTGAGGACTCTACATTTGTCAGCTCCAAGAAGACTCAGTACGAGGAACATATCTACAGATGTGAGGATGAACGCTTTGAGGTGAGAAGGAAGATTAAAGATTTACAAATTGTCTGTTGAAATGAATTGTTTCAATAGATTTGGCattttcctcttctcctgctCTTTGTAATGAAGTTACTGAGTGGTGAGCTGCAAACTGTAGATGAGGATATTTAAAAATCAGACACATTATGAGCTTTTTGATTATAATTATAGactgtgcacacacagcagtggaaattaaaacagctgtgttttttcttgccCACAGTTGGATGTAGTGCTGGAGACCAACCTGGCTACCATCAGAGTGCTGGAGACGGTACAGCGGAAGTTGT
This sequence is a window from Pagrus major chromosome 8, Pma_NU_1.0. Protein-coding genes within it:
- the sin3aa gene encoding SIN3 transcription regulator family member Aa isoform X2, with product MKRRLEDQETVFASQQRRLAGNAEAFQHRVLAPAPAPAVYEAVSDNMQPTAGVQYSVPQGYQVPTVAQNSGGHGHTPSPAVHGGSHHHSPAVQSHGPSVMSGHSHTAAPQASAQGQQFQRLKVEDALSYLDQVKLQFGNQPQVYNDFLDIMKEFKSQSIDTPGVISRVSQLFKGHPDLIMGFNTFLPPGYKIEVQTNDLVNVTTPGQIHHITPHGISVQNIPITGTATQHPAQLPPAAITTAPPLLTQPTPAKLSKPPQPQALTPSSQSNPSIPAYTSPRSPPMQLHPPLSGTPTGPPIQNNQPVEFNHAINYVNKIKNRFQGQPDIYKAFLEILHTYQKEQRNAKEAGGNYTPALTEQEVYAQVARLFKNQEDLLSEFGQFLPDANSSVLLSKTTAEKAESVRNDHGGTAKKLQLNNKQRPNQNGCQIRRHSTPGSTPPVKKPKLLNLKDSSVAEASKHGVGTESLFFEKVRKALRSAEAYDNFLRCLVIFNQEVISRAELVQLVLPFLGKFPELFNWFKNFLGYREMSHIETYPKERATEGIAMEIDYASCKRLGSSYRALPKSYQQPKCTGRTPLCKEVLNDTWVSFPSWSEDSTFVSSKKTQYEEHIYRCEDERFELDVVLETNLATIRVLETVQRKLSRMSAEEQAKFRLDNTLGGSSEVVHRKAIQRIYGDKAPDIIDGMKKNPAISVPIVLKRLKTKEEEWREAQRGFNKIWREQNEKYYLKSLDHQGINFKQNDTKVLRSKSLLNEIESIYDERQEQASEENATPPTGPHLTLSYEDSQILEDAAALIIHHVKRQTSIQKEDKYKIKQIIYHFIPDMLFSQRGELSDVEEEEEEEMDLEEGASKKHNGVPGSGSPSKSKLLFSNTAAQKLRGCDDAYNLFYVNNNWYIFLRLHQTLCSRLLRLYGQAERQIEEEVRERDWEREVLGLKKEKNDNPAIQLRLKEPMDIEVEDYYSAFLEMVRNLLDGNMEASQYEDSLREMFTIHAYTAFTMDKLIQSIVRQLQHIVSDEICVQVTDLYLSESANSASGGTMSTQSSRSSAEAIYQRKAEQLMSDENCFKVMFLRNRGQVQLTVELLDTEEENSDEPMEAERWSDYVGRYLNPDSTTPELREHLAQKPVFLPRNLRRIRKYQKGREQLDKEACEGGKKSLEKEKMECMFKLNSYKMVYVFKSEDYMYRRTALLRAHQSHERVSTRLHKRFQAWVDAWVKEHVTRDMNAETNKWLMGEGRDGLLPCTTSRQPEILHFMNINKYRVKYGSPSKAP
- the sin3aa gene encoding SIN3 transcription regulator family member Aa isoform X1 — translated: MKRRLEDQETVFASQQRRLAGNAEAFQHRVLAPAPAPAVYEAVSDNMQPTAGVQYSVPQGYQVPTVAQNSGGHGHTPSPAVHGGSHHHSPAVQSHGPSVMSGHSHTAAPQASAQGQQFQRLKVEDALSYLDQVKLQFGNQPQVYNDFLDIMKEFKSQSIDTPGVISRVSQLFKGHPDLIMGFNTFLPPGYKIEVQTNDLVNVTTPGQIHHITPHGISVQNIPITGTATQHPAQLPPAAITTAPPLLTQPTPAKLSKPPQPQALTPSSQSNPSIPAYTSPRSPPMQLHPPLSGTPTGPPIQNNQPVEFNHAINYVNKIKNRFQGQPDIYKAFLEILHTYQKEQRNAKEAGGNYTPALTEQEVYAQVARLFKNQEDLLSEFGQFLPDANSSVLLSKTTAEKAESVRNDHGGTAKKLQLNNKQRPNQNGCQIRRHSTPGSTPPVKKKPKLLNLKDSSVAEASKHGVGTESLFFEKVRKALRSAEAYDNFLRCLVIFNQEVISRAELVQLVLPFLGKFPELFNWFKNFLGYREMSHIETYPKERATEGIAMEIDYASCKRLGSSYRALPKSYQQPKCTGRTPLCKEVLNDTWVSFPSWSEDSTFVSSKKTQYEEHIYRCEDERFELDVVLETNLATIRVLETVQRKLSRMSAEEQAKFRLDNTLGGSSEVVHRKAIQRIYGDKAPDIIDGMKKNPAISVPIVLKRLKTKEEEWREAQRGFNKIWREQNEKYYLKSLDHQGINFKQNDTKVLRSKSLLNEIESIYDERQEQASEENATPPTGPHLTLSYEDSQILEDAAALIIHHVKRQTSIQKEDKYKIKQIIYHFIPDMLFSQRGELSDVEEEEEEEMDLEEGASKKHNGVPGSGSPSKSKLLFSNTAAQKLRGCDDAYNLFYVNNNWYIFLRLHQTLCSRLLRLYGQAERQIEEEVRERDWEREVLGLKKEKNDNPAIQLRLKEPMDIEVEDYYSAFLEMVRNLLDGNMEASQYEDSLREMFTIHAYTAFTMDKLIQSIVRQLQHIVSDEICVQVTDLYLSESANSASGGTMSTQSSRSSAEAIYQRKAEQLMSDENCFKVMFLRNRGQVQLTVELLDTEEENSDEPMEAERWSDYVGRYLNPDSTTPELREHLAQKPVFLPRNLRRIRKYQKGREQLDKEACEGGKKSLEKEKMECMFKLNSYKMVYVFKSEDYMYRRTALLRAHQSHERVSTRLHKRFQAWVDAWVKEHVTRDMNAETNKWLMGEGRDGLLPCTTSRQPEILHFMNINKYRVKYGSPSKAP